Genomic DNA from Penaeus chinensis breed Huanghai No. 1 chromosome 21, ASM1920278v2, whole genome shotgun sequence:
GTGGACAAAGCAGTTTTGAAGACAATTATTTGGAGGTGGGAATAAAAAACTTCATTCAACATTTCCTTTTATTGCATACAATACAATATCACCTTACTTAAACCCTGAGCcatcatatttataaaaaattaaattacaGATTACTGAGGATTTCTATAATTCAACCAAGTAGTAGAATCTAAGTGAAAATACAGAAATTATTCTACTGGAAGCTCTTAATATTTTCTTGCTCCTAGATCCATTCAAGTGAATTGTAGCATACGGCAGTCCTCaacctggaaaaaaataaaaattccaattaattttcttttagaaCATTAACACAATTTCATAAAAATACAATATCAGTCCCCATTTGATATTTACATTCATCCGTTTACTAATTACCATTATGTAAAAAGATGAAAAGTATTAGGGAAACAAAAATTAACTGGTACAGTAACAAATTAATTCCTGTTTACCATGGATTCAATTTAAAAAACTTCCTCGTTGAGGGCGGCAACTGCAAGTCCAGGTGACGACTACCACCAAAGTGTCAGGCTTTGGGCTGCTTCACAACCTTCATCTGGGTTCAACTGGATGTCATCAACCCATACTGGTCATGTCCCAGTTTAACctaagtaaaaaacaaaatattagtcATAGTCAAAACCATGAACAATAGGGATACTGCACTAAAAATTTAAAACTGACGCTTCAAGAGTTTTCTGATGTTGTCGATGCGAAGGGTTTCGCGGAAGTCTAGGGAGAGTTTAGGCTTTTTATGGGCTGGGAAATTTACTTCAAAACGTCCACATCATTTATGTGAAAAGGGGCAATCGAAAAACAGGTTTCGAAAGTCTTGAAAGTACGAGACTTTACTACAAGGAGCGTAATCACATCTATTAATGGTATCCCTCTAAGGTGAAACTAATACGATGAAGATTTGACAGGCACGAATTTTTAGACATTAAACCCAAGCAAATGTAGATACAAATGAATACATTATGTCAAAAGGCGTTGAAATTACCACCGCAGACTGTCATTAAGCTAGGCACAGCTTTGCTTAAATGTAGACATGTACGCAGTCGGTAAATATCTTGCCAAAGAGAAGACGAGTGAATGGCAAAATGGTTCTTAGATAGTAAGATGGGTATTTCAGGTGATGCGATGGATTAAGTGTAAAGCTTGGATGATATACTCACAGGGGAGCATTCTTAGCAGCCACTGAGACTGTACTTAATCCTAAAGAGTATAACCTATTAAGTGAGGTAGGACATGCAAAAGTCAATAGACGTTTGTTAGGGCACCGCCTCCCTTAGTTCACCCGTGAAACAGCTAACCTGCCAATCACGCACTGATAGACGAATGTGAGTCAGACGAGTGAGCGAGTCCAAGAGCAAGTCCGGGCACTCGAACGCCTGATTCACATCTCGCTCAAGCTCACACACGCTCCACCTGCAAGAGATGTTGCCGGCCGGCGCTGCCTCGGGCCTCTAGCACGCGGTCACATCGCCGTCACAAGTCTGGTCGCTTACGATGCTTGTGAACAGTGGGGGTGGTAGTAGGTCGAACAGCATCTGGCCCAGGACATTGTCTAGGTCCTACAGTGAACTACAGACGGATCAGGCAAGGATACTGAAGCAAGTGACAACTAGAAGGTCGCCTCACGTGAGTATTGGGTCTTACCTGGATACCTGTCGCTGCACTGCTCTCCTTATTTTTGTTTCCGCTTTTTAATCAGAGCTCTTGGTGATTGTTCGGTATTTTCAGTGGTGATATGATTATGGTCGCAAGGAATCATTGAAAAAACTTTTACAGGTTTCCttaaaaattagatttattggtaCGCAGTACACTTAAAAGTAAACAATAtcgactttttttgttttacttaaaaaaaaactcaagtcTCCTGGTTTGTTCAAACATGTGACGCAATCATGAATAAGACTTCATTCGTCTAAATCACTTTTAGTAACTTTATTTCAAACTGATATAGAATGCCTCTGCCACCAAGATCTGATTATCGGTGCATGCACACGTCGCTGTCAGCCTCTACTTCGCATCTAAAAGCGTCGGGGGGGCATGTCACGGGGAGGACCGGGGTAGCTACAAGAGAACATGAAAATAGTCATATCATTTTCCAGCTCAAGACAAGCCATAAATAGGTTAAAAGTTTGCTAATCGCAAGTTAAGATTCGATAGTTATGGACAGTGAAACTATTTCAAACTTTTGAAGACGATTATTCTGTGGGCATCGCAAGGTTACCTTTTACCTTTCGATTAATCTCGTTACTGTCCTACTTAGCAAGCGAAATTGTCCCTTAATTTATAAAGACACTGCAACACACAAAATGGAATTAATTATGCCCAAATATAACACTATTTCACAAAATTCCCAAGAGTGCACTGCAGTTCCTACTCACCGGCGTGGTGGACTGCGTCGAGGAGGGGATCTTCCACGAGGAGGGAACATTTCCCGTCCACCTCCATACATGTCACGCCTATAAGAAGTGCAGGCATGTTACTAAACTTGCCAAAAGAACAATCGTGCATTCACTTGTACATCAATCTTTAATATTCCACATTCTTGAATAAACTTCCATGATACTTACTCAGCTCGGGGTCCATACATGTCTCCGTAAGGGTCGTCTCTGCGATCATAGCCCATGGGAGGTGGCCGCCTGTCCATAGGTGGTGGGGTGCGTCGGCCCATTGGTGGAGGAGGCATACGTTCATACGAATCGTACCGGTCATAGGGATCTCTGTATGCTGGCTCCCTGGGcatgggaggaggtggggggcgcCTGTCCAAACCACCTGCAGGTGGCAGTGGGCGACGATCTCTGCGCTCATAATCGTCATAATATCCATTTCTCATGGGAGGTGCAGGTGGCGGGGGCCCAGGGGGAGGTGGGCCATATCGATCACCCATAGGTGGTCTGCGGTCATATGGTCCTGGTCTGCCCATGCCTCTTCCCCTCATTGGGCCACCACGCCCTCGGAAGCCCCCACCCATACCTCTTCCACCAGCCATTCCACCCATACCCCCTGCTCGCTTCTCTCCCGTGGATTGCTGAAAATTTTGAAGGTGCAACTAAGCATATGCCGATACTAAAGAACAAAACATTTCCTCCATTATCCAGACCTAATACTTGGACTATTCATACAGTGAAACCTACCTCTACACTAATTTTGAAGCCATTGAGGTCCCAGTTGTTCAAGTTCCTGATAGCATTGCCTGCCTGATCTTCTGTCTTCATGTGTACGAAGGCATAATTGCCTAGGATTGAACATTCTGTGACTTCACCAAAACGTTCAAACAATTTTCGCAGCTCAAAATCCTTACAGGTTGGCGGCAGCTTGCCAACGAAGATCTTAGTCTTCGGTGGCATTTTGTCTGTTGAGAGAACAACGGAGTCAGATACGGCAATGGAAAGTCGCAGCCTAAGGTTTACATGTACAGAAAATTGCCACACCCTCCACATTAATTTGGAAAAGTATTAACCACATACAAAAGGTAAACATTTAATATTTGCAAAATCAATCATTcaagaatcaaaataaaaatgaacactTACAAGTGAAGTGCTTTTTGACTTTCGAAAGATTAATATTCACTAAAGGAACAGTAGCTTTGTTAAATTCTATTAAGAAATAACTTCCTAAGGTGTACCACAAAGAGGATTTTAAAACCCTACACATTCAGAGCAAACTGATTTTACATTAAATTTCCCTCAGATAACAGGAATGAAATACCGAGGTAGAACTGTTAACTTTTAAGTGCATCATCTTTGTCGGGAGGAAATTCCGCCCGAGCGACATCACCGACATCCGCACGAGCTCTACGCAGAAGGTGCGACCCGAGCCGCGGACACCTTCGCGACGGCCTGCGTTGGGTGGAGGCTTATCTTTCAGGTTGCGTTTCGCTGATAAAACTGATGAGCGCCTTCCGAATGCGGGAATTCAAAATGCGAACGccgtaacccccctcccccaatctacACCCTCACTCATTAAAGGGGGGTCgtggcctcccctcccctcccgttcccAAGCCAAGCCACCGGTGTCCGCCGCGCTCCCGGTCCGTCGTGACTCACTCTCTTCATCATTCTATATTACATGCATCCGCCACCTTCTGAGCTTGTTTATGGTCTCCGTCGCTCGTTTGAGATCTCCGGCATGTGCTCAAGAGTGGCGGGGAGCATTTCACACTATAGTTTCCCTACTTTTCCCCCGTGAGCGCGTTTCGCCGCTAACAATGGCAGACGCGGGTCGTCCCGAGGCCTCACttccgagagaaaaaaatatatacattctgtTCACATCTTCGGCGAGAGTCGGTTCAACGTCACTTTTGCTCCGCTCGTTCACTTACAAACGTTCTCACTATTCTTACCTGAAGTAATTGTGCCGATGAGTAAATAACTACCGAAACACTAATATATTTTCGGGACGCAACGCAACGTCTACCTCTTCCCAGCGCTCTTCTCGAATGGACGCTCTGACGCCGCTTGGCTCTGACGTCACATCTCCTCCCGCCTCAGCCAATCACGTCCCGCTGGTCGCGCACATGTGCCAAACCGCCATCTGTACCATCATAAAACTATCCCTATGCTAAAACATACGATGTATCAATACTATGGTACATAAATAACAGAGTAAAAAAACCAGAAGGAATACTAATATCCTTTAAATTTCCCGTTATCGCACCTTGCTAGGGGATGTTTTTTGTAACATTGTCACTTTTTCGAATGCTCCGGCGTGTTGCCCGGGGGCGTGTTGGGGGACCGGCTTGGGGGGCGGGGGTTGGACGTGGGGTGCCGGGGATGCGATGTCCGACCCGAAGTCTCCTTTACGTACCTAACAAACTTCGCTTTTATACAAAATCGACAAGTAAACTATTTTGTGatttaagagagaaggaaattgaagCGGGGAGTGCGATTACTTATCAATATTTGGAAGCATTCCTCTTAATACTAAGTTTTAGTACTCTGCCCGTGAATccactcttttatttttcatgtttcgatcatttatatttttcccgTTCATCGCGAGTCTTTTCTAACCGGAGTATATATCACTAATCAGAAGGTATGTCTACATGAAAGTTCTGCTAAATCGAAACAAAACTTTATATACGAACTGGCAATCAAAATCAACGTCCCGGCGTCTCggtggaaaatgaaaatatacaatttcGTTCTGATTCCAAGTTCCTCGCTGGGATTCATAAAACGAAGTCAATATTCAATGTAAAATTTTCTAATAAATCAGTATACTATGGTAATTGTCCATCACTTTCTACGTCGGCTGCCATTACCGGCTCGATAATTCCGCCGGACGCAGGAGGGCTTTCTCGTAGTAGGCTTTGACGGCAGATCTTGGTActattgatttattgttatttcctaCATTCGGAttaatccctccccttccctctccctctctctttctctctctctctctctctctcactctctcactctctctctctctctctctctctctctctctctctctctctctctctctctctctctctctctctctctctctctctctctctccctctctccctctctccctcccccccccccccccccctctctctctctctctctctctctctctctctctctctctctctctctctctctctctctctctctctctctcttcttatgtaccaatattatattatattataatgtgtctctgtgcgtgtatataaatatatatatatatacatatatacatatatacatatatacatatatacatatatacatatatacatatatatacatatatatacatatatatacatatatat
This window encodes:
- the LOC125036510 gene encoding RNA-binding protein lark-like isoform X1 — protein: MPPKTKIFVGKLPPTCKDFELRKLFERFGEVTECSILGNYAFVHMKTEDQAGNAIRNLNNWDLNGFKISVEQSTGEKRAGGMGGMAGGRGMGGGFRGRGGPMRGRGMGRPGPYDRRPPMGDRYGPPPPGPPPPAPPMRNGYYDDYERRDRRPLPPAGGLDRRPPPPPMPREPAYRDPYDRYDSYERMPPPPMGRRTPPPMDRRPPPMGYDRRDDPYGDMYGPRAERDMYGGGREMFPPRGRSPPRRSPPRRYPGPPRDMPPRRF
- the LOC125036510 gene encoding RNA-binding protein lark-like isoform X2, translating into MPPKTKIFVGKLPPTCKDFELRKLFERFGEVTECSILGNYAFVHMKTEDQAGNAIRNLNNWDLNGFKISVEQSTGEKRAGGMGGMAGGRGMGGGFRGRGGPMRGRGMGRPGPYDRRPPMGDRYGPPPPGPPPPAPPMRNGYYDDYERRDRRPLPPAGGLDRRPPPPPMPREPAYRDPYDRYDSYERMPPPPMGRRTPPPMDRRPPPMGYDRRDDPYGDMYGPRADYPGPPRDMPPRRF